One genomic window of Oncorhynchus kisutch isolate 150728-3 linkage group LG26, Okis_V2, whole genome shotgun sequence includes the following:
- the LOC109871286 gene encoding protein Wnt-6 codes for MTILLSRTQLALFFILLCPVNIIGLWWAVGSPLVMDPNSICRKTKRLAGKQAELCQTQPEIVHEVAKGAKLGVRECQYQFRFRRWNCTSQNKYFGKILQQDIRETAFVYAITAAGVTHAVTQACSMGELLQCGCEATRSRAPPRPASFSTTTSVEGVKWEWGGCGDDVEFGYEKSKQFMDAKRKKGKSDIRTLIDLHNNEAGRLAVRNYMRTECKCHGLSGSCTLRTCWKKMPHFREVGDRLLERFNGASKVMGGNDGKTLIPVGQNIKPPDKQDLIYSAESPDFCSPNRKTGSLGTRGRMCNSTAMDVSGCDLLCCGRGYRDETVVFEENCLCRFHWCCVVQCKKCSVRKELSLCH; via the exons GGCAGTGGGGAGCCCTCTGGTTATGGATCCTAACAGTATCTGCAGGAAGACCAAGCGACTAGCGGGCAAGCAGGCCGAGCTGTGCCAGACCCAGCCAGAGATCGTCCACGAGGTCGCCAAGGGTGCCAAGCTGGGTGTGCGGGAGTGCCAGTACCAGTTTCGCTTTCGCCGCTGGAACTGCACCAGTCAGAACAAGTACTTTGGCAAAATACTCCAACAAG ACATCCGGGAGACAGCGTTTGTGTACGCCATCACGGCGGCTGGGGTGACCCACGCGGTAACACAGGCCTGCAGTATGGGGGAGCTGCTGCAGTGTGGCTGTGAGGCGACCAGGAGCAGGGCTCCCCCCCGGCCTGCCTccttctccaccaccacctctgtCGAAGGAGTCAAGTGGGAGTGGGGCGGCTGCGGAGACGACGTGGAGTTTGGCTACGAGAAGTCCAAGCAGTTCATGGATGCCAAGAGGAAAAAGGGCAAGAGTGACATCAGGACGTTGATCGATCTCCACAACAACGAAGCAGGACGACTG GCGGTGAGGAATTATATGAGGACTGAATGTAAATGTCATGGCCTGTCCGGGTCTTGCACACTCCGGACCTGTTGGAAAAAGATGCCTCACTTTCGGGAGGTGGGTGATCGCCTTCTGGAGAGGTTTAATGGAGCTTCCAAGGTGATGGGAGGCAACGATGGCAAGACCCTGATTCCTGTGGGCCAGAACATCAAGCCTCCGGACAAACAGGACCTGATCTACTCGGCCGAATCGCCCGACTTCTGCTCACCCAACAGGAAGACAGGCTCGCTGGGCACGCGGGGCCGCATGTGCAACAGCACAGCCATGGACGTGAGCGGCTGTGACCTGCTGTGCTGTGGGCGTGGCTACCGAGACGAGACGGTAGTGTTCGAGGAGAACTGTCTCTGCCGCTTCCACTGGTGCTGCGTGGTGCAGTGTAAGAAGTGCTCGGTGAGGAAAGAGCTCAGTCTCTGTCACTAG